TTTCAGATACTTTTTTAAATATTTCTTTCAACTGTAAGTTCCCTCCTTAAATTTATGCTTTGTCTTCCAGTACAAGATTTGGTGATATACATAGTGATTTTAATTCATCAAGTAATAATTTAAATGCATATGAAATCTCAATTGGGAATGTTTCTGTTTCTCCACAGATTGCACAGTAGGTTCTGTCTCTTATTTTATCACGTACTGCAAGTCTTCCACATTCACCACATATAAGTGCTTCATATTTATCTGACTCATCAAGTAATCTTTCTTTAAGTGCTAAAGCTGCACCGTGAGCAATGAGACAGTCACGTTCCATTTCCCCAAATCTAAGTCCACCTTCTCTTGCTCTACCTTCTGTAGGCTGACGTGTAAGTACTTGTACAGGTCCTCTACTTCTTGCATATACTTTATCTGATGTCATGTGGTGTAGTTTCTGGTAGTATGCTACTCCTACAAAGATCTCAGCTTTAAATCTTTCCCCTGTAATACCATTGTATAATTGTTCACGTCCATGGGTTTCAAATCCATTAGCTTTTAGTAATGCTTTAAGATCGTCTTCTGGAACTCCAGTAAATGGTGTACCATCAATACGCATTCCTTGCATACATCCTGCTTTACCTGCTACCATCTCAATAATCTGTCCAATGGACATCCTTGATGGAATAGCGTGTGGGTTGATCATTAAATCAGGACACATACCTTGTTCATTAAATGGCATGTTTTCTTGTGGAACAATAAGTCCAAGTACCCCTTTCTGTCCGTGTCTTGATGCGAATTTGTCACCGTATTCAGGTTGTCTGTGATCACGTACTTTTACTTTTGCAAGTTTGTTTCCTTCAATTGTTTCTGTAAGCATTACTTTATCAACAATACCATGTTCTCCGTGTCTTACTGTAACTGAAGTTTCACGTCTTCTTTCTGCTACTGTACCAAATTCATCTACATCTTCAAGGAATCTTGGAGGTGATGTTTTACCAATAAGTACATCTCCACTTGTTACTTGTACTTCCGGATTTATAAGTCCATCTTCATCGAGGTTTTTATATACTTCTTCTGATCTGTATCCTCTTACCATACTTTCTGGATATTCAAAGTGGTCTTCTTGTCCACCAGGATATCTTCTTTCTGATGCTTCATATGATCTGAAAAATGATGATCTTCCAAGTCCACGTTCAAGTGATGCTTTGTTCATAACAAGAGCATCTTCCATGTTACATCCTTGGTATGAAAGAATTGCTACAACAAAGTTCTGACCAGATGGTCTTTTATCATACTCTGTTGATACCATACTTTTTGTTTTTACAACAGGCATTTGTGGCTGGTGTAAAAGGTGTGCTCTTGTATCTGTTCTTAAGTTGTAGTTTGATACATAAAGACCAAGAGCCTGTTTTGTCATCCCTGCTTCCATTGTGTTCCTAGGTGAGGAGTTATGGTCAGCATATGGAATAATACCTGCACAGATACCAAGCATTGTTGATGGATCTATTTCAAGGTGGGTGTGTTCTTCTGTAATGTCTTCTTCAAACATTGCAATGTATAGATTTTCTTCTTCTTCAGCATCGATGTATTCAATGATTCCATTTTCTATAAGATCAAACCATTTCATTT
The genomic region above belongs to Methanosphaera sp. and contains:
- the rpoB gene encoding DNA-directed RNA polymerase subunit B, with protein sequence MPTVKIYINGKLIGTTDEPELFVNEVKTKRRSNELTHELNITYYAENNEIFIFTDPGRARRPLVIVEDGVSKLTDEIIDAVAAGEMKWFDLIENGIIEYIDAEEEENLYIAMFEEDITEEHTHLEIDPSTMLGICAGIIPYADHNSSPRNTMEAGMTKQALGLYVSNYNLRTDTRAHLLHQPQMPVVKTKSMVSTEYDKRPSGQNFVVAILSYQGCNMEDALVMNKASLERGLGRSSFFRSYEASERRYPGGQEDHFEYPESMVRGYRSEEVYKNLDEDGLINPEVQVTSGDVLIGKTSPPRFLEDVDEFGTVAERRRETSVTVRHGEHGIVDKVMLTETIEGNKLAKVKVRDHRQPEYGDKFASRHGQKGVLGLIVPQENMPFNEQGMCPDLMINPHAIPSRMSIGQIIEMVAGKAGCMQGMRIDGTPFTGVPEDDLKALLKANGFETHGREQLYNGITGERFKAEIFVGVAYYQKLHHMTSDKVYARSRGPVQVLTRQPTEGRAREGGLRFGEMERDCLIAHGAALALKERLLDESDKYEALICGECGRLAVRDKIRDRTYCAICGETETFPIEISYAFKLLLDELKSLCISPNLVLEDKA